From Xiphophorus maculatus strain JP 163 A chromosome 12, X_maculatus-5.0-male, whole genome shotgun sequence, the proteins below share one genomic window:
- the LOC106700067 gene encoding cytoskeleton-associated protein 2-like isoform X1: MEASESAALLSRKELRKQKLMEYLAAKGKLKPPNVMQSLHGESHNQTSLKVAMGKENKAPPDKIRWHNSKDKTLVPQRSQDPPRRRALGASDKGNVTNGKQTTICSSSSSVSAQTNVNQNPLLRKTYTVVSSKSSFTPAATQKNQPNTGSRNLSKVQLNGRCTHAAKSEPKPSISSSRATLCPLEMASSRISTGPLVKTKTGLVPAAIQPRNPKSNASHPPGSKRQPFTFSTVAKNPKGKGQLGKMSSVSASQRPAVVIPTNSRARSKTEAQNRSKPKPLPVKLTQPTGRSQLWTGLHSAGPSKCKTVKPEQSVLTSKTAGQPAHTSKTQVKKNTQSVKADAPTTSRPSIKRSSTAVKTNESVWSKDGRETKTNRETQIIQKTSRNIPSGHPPTKCAAAARGYRTAPQPSRSISLLDRTAATKTPKVMIKTAPQTEVKKLTAAQEERMRKLQEWRESKGISYKRPPMPVKAPATRTVSVPQPFWASMELEDEAHSLICAVDRSLEDCIKLLAEGCPADRVKDVLSRLPAVSQKFAKYWICRARLMEQEGNLDVLPMFEEAVRVVLEPVDELRTAVFDILKKKDEIQENEKRDDGSATTEASPDCGNDPLMTPKPVRVLIKGERGGSSMVKYKITATPGGPASQQKETVRVKGQEVRFFTPVRRSVRIERSCFRYPPSLQDHDVCVNSYSDLISEEGKETSEEQSSCSGSNTPMYIYRQNEALEDKVSIKLVLNDSF, encoded by the exons ATGGAAGCGAGTGAGTCGGCAGCGTTGCTTTCCAGAAAAG AGTTGCGGAAACAGAAGCTGATGGAATACTTGGCAGCAAAAGGAAAGCTGAAACCTCCAAACGTCAT gCAATCCCTCCACGGGGAATCTCACAATCAAACCTCTCTGAAG gtTGCtatgggaaaagaaaacaaagctcCACCTGACAAGATCAGGTGGCACAATTCTAAAGATAAAACGTTGGTGCCTCAGCGCAGTCAAGATCCTCCCAGAAGAAGAGCACTGGGTGCCTCTGACAAAGGAAATGTGACAAATGGTAAACAAACTACCATTTGCTCATCATCCAGCAGCGTGTCAGCACAGACAAACGTTAATCAAAATCCCCTGCTCAGGAAAACGTACACCGTAGTGTCTTCCAAATCCAGTTTCACTCCAGCTGCAACTCAGAAAAATCAACCCAACACAGGGAGTCGAAACCTGAGCAAGGTGCAGTTAAATGGACGTTGTACACATGCAGCAAAGTCAGAACCCAAACCAAGCATAAGTTCAAGTCGGGCTACGTTATGCCCACTGGAAATGGCGAGCAGTCGAATAAGTACTGGCCCACTTGTTAAGACCAAAACAGGGCTTGTGCCTGCAGCGATCCAGCCGAGGAATCCAAAATCAAACGCATCACATCCACCTGGCTCAAAGCGTCAGCCGTTCACTTTCTCCACTGTTGCTAAGAATCCAAAGGGCAAAGGGCAGTTAGGCAAAATGTCATCGGTCTCTGCTTCCCAGAGGCCTGCTGTGGTGATTCCTACAAATTCAAGAGCTAGGAGTAAAACCGAAGCTCAGAACAGGTCTAAACCTAAGCCGCTTCCCGTTAAACTAACACAACCAACTGGAAGGAGCCAATTATGGACTGGACTTCACTCAGCTGGGCCTTCCAAATGCAAAACTGTCAAACCAGAGCAGAGCGTGTTAACCAGTAAAACAGCAGGGCAGCCTGCTCACACATCTAAAACtcaagtaaagaaaaacactcaaTCTGTAAAAGCTGATGCCCCAACAACCTCAAGGCCATCAATCAAACGCAGCTCAACAGCCGTCAAGACGAATGAGAGCGTTTGGTCTAAAGATGGGAGGGAAACAAAGACGAACAGAGAGACACAAATCATACAGAAAACATCTAGAAATATTCCTTCAGGGCATCCGCCTACAAAATGTGCAGCTGCTGCGCGGGGGTACCGAACCGCACCGCAGCCTTCCAGGTCCATCAGCCTGCTGGACCGGACTGCAGCCACCAAGACGCCAAAGGTCATGATTAAAACTGCTCCCCAGACTGAAGTAAAGAAACTGACTGCTGCGCAGGAGGAGAGGAT GAGGAAACTACAAGAATGGCGAGAATCGAAGGGGATTTCCTACAAACGTCCTCCGATGCCAGTGAAAGCGCCAGCCACGCGCACCGTGTCCGTTCCTCAGCCCTTCTGGGCTTCCATGGAGCTGGAGGACGAAGCCCACTCTCTCATCTGTGCCGTGGACCGGTCCCTGGAGGACTGCATCAAGTTGCTCGCCGAG GGCTGCCCTGCGGACCGGGTGAAGGACGTCCTCTCACGGCTGCCGGCGGTGTCTCAGAAGTTCGCCAAGTACTGGATCTGTCGAGCCCGGCTGATGGAGCAAGAGGGAAACTTGGACGTGCTGCCCATGTTTGAAGAAGCTGTTCGAGTTGTGTTGGAG CCAGTGGATGAGCTGCGGACTGCGGTTTTTGACATTCTGAAGAAGAAAGACGAAATCCAAG aaaatgaaaaacggGACGATGGCTCTGCAACCACGGAAGCGTCTCCAGACTGTGGCAACGACCCACTGATGACACCTAAACCTGTCAGAGTTCTCAtcaaaggagagagaggaggctCATCCATGGTCAAGTACAAGATCACTGCGACTCCCGG GGGCCCAGCAAGTCAGCAGAAGGAGACAGTCAGGGTCAAAGGGCAGGAGGTCCGGTTCTTCACCCCGGTTCGACGGTCCGTGCGAATCGAGAGATCGTGTTTCCGATACCCGCCGTCGCTCCAGGACCACGATGTCTGCGTGAATTCGTACAGTGATCTGATCTCAGAGGAGGGCAAAGAAACCAGTGAAGAACAATCGAGCTGCTCTGGTAGCAACACACCCATGTACATTTACAGACAGAACGAGGCACTTGAAGACAAAGTTTCCATCAAACTCGTCCTTAACGacagtttttaa
- the LOC111610322 gene encoding interleukin-1 beta-like: MESKKNCSISQMWTKKMPKGVDLEISHQPPSMRCVANLIIAMERLKAGMSESVLSPDFSDEERFIIERTGPGKFSRREEHPCSVTDGQKRNLVRNNMELLAVMLPVYDSRNVYLNMATYVHLIPDTGLGQPVVLGIRDTDFYLSCHKDGDKPTLHLEEVEDKASLSEISVESDMRRFLFYKRDMAVNISTLMSALFPNWYISTTTDNNLPVAMCQESASRYRTFCIQQQS; the protein is encoded by the exons ATGGAGTCCAAGAAGAACTGCAGCATCAGCCAGATGTGGACCAAGAAGATGCCCAAAGGAGTAGATTTGGAGATTTCCCATCAGCCCCCATCCATGAGGTGCGTCGCCAACCTGATCATCGCCATGGAGAGGCTGAAGGCCGGCATGTCAGAGTCGGTCCTGAGCCCCGACTTCAGCGACGAAG AGAGATTCATCATTGAGAGGACTGGACCGGGTAAGTTCAGCAGGAGGGAAGAACATCCCTGCTCTGTGACGGACGGACAGAAAAGAAACCTGGTCCGGAACAACATGGAGCTTCTGGCAGTGATGCTGCCGGTATACGACAGCCGCAACG TTTACCTGAACATGGCAACTTACGTTCACCTGATTCCAGACACTGGGCTGGGCCAGCCTGTGGTTCTGGGCATCAGAGACACTGACTTCTACCTGTCCTGCCACAAGGATGGCGACAAACCAACGCTGCATCTGGAG gAAGTGGAGGACAAAGCGAGCCTCTCTGAGATCAGCGTAGAGAGCGACATGAGGCGCTTCCTGTTCTACAAACGGGACATGGCGGTGAACATCAGCACTCTGATGTCCGCTCTCTTCCCAAACTGGTACATCAGCACCACCACCGACAACAACCTACCTGTGGCCATGTGCCAGGAGTCTGCCTCCCGCTACAGAACCTTCTGCATCCAGCAGCAGAGCTGA
- the LOC106700067 gene encoding cytoskeleton-associated protein 2-like isoform X2, whose protein sequence is MDELRKQKLMEYLAAKGKLKPPNVMQSLHGESHNQTSLKVAMGKENKAPPDKIRWHNSKDKTLVPQRSQDPPRRRALGASDKGNVTNGKQTTICSSSSSVSAQTNVNQNPLLRKTYTVVSSKSSFTPAATQKNQPNTGSRNLSKVQLNGRCTHAAKSEPKPSISSSRATLCPLEMASSRISTGPLVKTKTGLVPAAIQPRNPKSNASHPPGSKRQPFTFSTVAKNPKGKGQLGKMSSVSASQRPAVVIPTNSRARSKTEAQNRSKPKPLPVKLTQPTGRSQLWTGLHSAGPSKCKTVKPEQSVLTSKTAGQPAHTSKTQVKKNTQSVKADAPTTSRPSIKRSSTAVKTNESVWSKDGRETKTNRETQIIQKTSRNIPSGHPPTKCAAAARGYRTAPQPSRSISLLDRTAATKTPKVMIKTAPQTEVKKLTAAQEERMRKLQEWRESKGISYKRPPMPVKAPATRTVSVPQPFWASMELEDEAHSLICAVDRSLEDCIKLLAEGCPADRVKDVLSRLPAVSQKFAKYWICRARLMEQEGNLDVLPMFEEAVRVVLEPVDELRTAVFDILKKKDEIQENEKRDDGSATTEASPDCGNDPLMTPKPVRVLIKGERGGSSMVKYKITATPGGPASQQKETVRVKGQEVRFFTPVRRSVRIERSCFRYPPSLQDHDVCVNSYSDLISEEGKETSEEQSSCSGSNTPMYIYRQNEALEDKVSIKLVLNDSF, encoded by the exons atggatg AGTTGCGGAAACAGAAGCTGATGGAATACTTGGCAGCAAAAGGAAAGCTGAAACCTCCAAACGTCAT gCAATCCCTCCACGGGGAATCTCACAATCAAACCTCTCTGAAG gtTGCtatgggaaaagaaaacaaagctcCACCTGACAAGATCAGGTGGCACAATTCTAAAGATAAAACGTTGGTGCCTCAGCGCAGTCAAGATCCTCCCAGAAGAAGAGCACTGGGTGCCTCTGACAAAGGAAATGTGACAAATGGTAAACAAACTACCATTTGCTCATCATCCAGCAGCGTGTCAGCACAGACAAACGTTAATCAAAATCCCCTGCTCAGGAAAACGTACACCGTAGTGTCTTCCAAATCCAGTTTCACTCCAGCTGCAACTCAGAAAAATCAACCCAACACAGGGAGTCGAAACCTGAGCAAGGTGCAGTTAAATGGACGTTGTACACATGCAGCAAAGTCAGAACCCAAACCAAGCATAAGTTCAAGTCGGGCTACGTTATGCCCACTGGAAATGGCGAGCAGTCGAATAAGTACTGGCCCACTTGTTAAGACCAAAACAGGGCTTGTGCCTGCAGCGATCCAGCCGAGGAATCCAAAATCAAACGCATCACATCCACCTGGCTCAAAGCGTCAGCCGTTCACTTTCTCCACTGTTGCTAAGAATCCAAAGGGCAAAGGGCAGTTAGGCAAAATGTCATCGGTCTCTGCTTCCCAGAGGCCTGCTGTGGTGATTCCTACAAATTCAAGAGCTAGGAGTAAAACCGAAGCTCAGAACAGGTCTAAACCTAAGCCGCTTCCCGTTAAACTAACACAACCAACTGGAAGGAGCCAATTATGGACTGGACTTCACTCAGCTGGGCCTTCCAAATGCAAAACTGTCAAACCAGAGCAGAGCGTGTTAACCAGTAAAACAGCAGGGCAGCCTGCTCACACATCTAAAACtcaagtaaagaaaaacactcaaTCTGTAAAAGCTGATGCCCCAACAACCTCAAGGCCATCAATCAAACGCAGCTCAACAGCCGTCAAGACGAATGAGAGCGTTTGGTCTAAAGATGGGAGGGAAACAAAGACGAACAGAGAGACACAAATCATACAGAAAACATCTAGAAATATTCCTTCAGGGCATCCGCCTACAAAATGTGCAGCTGCTGCGCGGGGGTACCGAACCGCACCGCAGCCTTCCAGGTCCATCAGCCTGCTGGACCGGACTGCAGCCACCAAGACGCCAAAGGTCATGATTAAAACTGCTCCCCAGACTGAAGTAAAGAAACTGACTGCTGCGCAGGAGGAGAGGAT GAGGAAACTACAAGAATGGCGAGAATCGAAGGGGATTTCCTACAAACGTCCTCCGATGCCAGTGAAAGCGCCAGCCACGCGCACCGTGTCCGTTCCTCAGCCCTTCTGGGCTTCCATGGAGCTGGAGGACGAAGCCCACTCTCTCATCTGTGCCGTGGACCGGTCCCTGGAGGACTGCATCAAGTTGCTCGCCGAG GGCTGCCCTGCGGACCGGGTGAAGGACGTCCTCTCACGGCTGCCGGCGGTGTCTCAGAAGTTCGCCAAGTACTGGATCTGTCGAGCCCGGCTGATGGAGCAAGAGGGAAACTTGGACGTGCTGCCCATGTTTGAAGAAGCTGTTCGAGTTGTGTTGGAG CCAGTGGATGAGCTGCGGACTGCGGTTTTTGACATTCTGAAGAAGAAAGACGAAATCCAAG aaaatgaaaaacggGACGATGGCTCTGCAACCACGGAAGCGTCTCCAGACTGTGGCAACGACCCACTGATGACACCTAAACCTGTCAGAGTTCTCAtcaaaggagagagaggaggctCATCCATGGTCAAGTACAAGATCACTGCGACTCCCGG GGGCCCAGCAAGTCAGCAGAAGGAGACAGTCAGGGTCAAAGGGCAGGAGGTCCGGTTCTTCACCCCGGTTCGACGGTCCGTGCGAATCGAGAGATCGTGTTTCCGATACCCGCCGTCGCTCCAGGACCACGATGTCTGCGTGAATTCGTACAGTGATCTGATCTCAGAGGAGGGCAAAGAAACCAGTGAAGAACAATCGAGCTGCTCTGGTAGCAACACACCCATGTACATTTACAGACAGAACGAGGCACTTGAAGACAAAGTTTCCATCAAACTCGTCCTTAACGacagtttttaa